In Bacillus cytotoxicus NVH 391-98, the following are encoded in one genomic region:
- a CDS encoding DEAD/DEAH box helicase, giving the protein MIKQIEVTIRLQYVNQGWFLWGENETGHPLPEMAWRQHAFTWHSTSFYGTFLKEAIHDGRPGFILTSLQAFEYIANKPMNTFANLQWNGPTTLLTPEAKELWDAFVAGDFLPDIERWSHYPAWKVEKHSIEDRTLATLFSEAVNESILQDTRSGDGWKNAKRLYEHYEFSKKQLETALHEEDWLRKIGYMEDDLPFTIGLRLQEPHDELEMWKLETILAPKRGAHRIYIYTDSHSLPKRWQGYENRIKEMQEGFSKLVPWLKEEDHFRDELYETEAWNFLTEASNELLAAGVTILLPSWWQNLKVTKPKLRIQLKQNTVQTQSFFGMNTLMNFDWRVSTQGIDLSESEFFELVEQNKRLFNLNGQWMRLDPAFIEEVKKLMKHADKYGLEMKDVLQQHLSRSAEIETTQEESPFADIEIELDDYYEELFQKLLHIGDIPKIKIPSSLQATLRPYQEHGVSWLLYLRELGFGALLADDMGLGKSIQTITYLLYVKENKLQTGPALIVAPTSVLGNWQKEFERFAPHLKVILHYGSNRAKGEAFKEFLQGADVVLTSYALSQLDEEELSTLCWDSIILDEAQNIKNPHTKQSKAVRKLKANHKIALTGTPMENRLAELWSIFDFLNHGYLGSLGQFQRRFVTPIEKDRDEAKIQQVQRFISPFLLRRTKQDQTVALNLPDKQEQKAYCPLTGEQASLYEQLVQDTLKNVENLNGIERRGFILLMLNKLKQICNHPALYLKEDVPKDIVQRSMKMQTLMDLIENIKNQNESCLIFTQYIGMGHMLQTVLEETFGQRVLYLNGSVPKKERDKMIEQFQNRTYDIFILSLKAGGTGLNLTAANHVIHYDRWWNPAVENQATDRAYRIGQKRFVHVHKLITTGTLEEKIDEMLERKQSLNNAVITSDNWITELSTDELKTLLGV; this is encoded by the coding sequence AAATTGAAGTAACAATTCGGCTCCAATATGTCAATCAAGGTTGGTTCCTCTGGGGAGAGAATGAAACCGGGCATCCATTACCTGAGATGGCTTGGAGACAACATGCCTTTACATGGCACTCCACCTCCTTTTACGGTACTTTTTTAAAAGAAGCAATCCATGACGGACGACCTGGATTTATCTTAACGAGCCTTCAGGCATTTGAATACATTGCAAATAAACCGATGAACACCTTTGCCAATCTGCAATGGAATGGGCCAACTACCCTGCTAACGCCAGAGGCAAAAGAACTATGGGATGCTTTTGTAGCCGGGGACTTCCTCCCTGATATAGAGCGATGGTCTCATTATCCAGCATGGAAGGTAGAGAAACACTCTATTGAAGATCGTACGCTAGCAACCTTATTCTCCGAAGCTGTTAATGAAAGTATTTTGCAAGATACGCGTTCAGGAGACGGATGGAAAAATGCGAAGCGATTATATGAGCATTATGAGTTTTCCAAAAAACAACTAGAGACAGCACTTCATGAAGAAGACTGGCTCCGCAAAATTGGTTATATGGAAGACGATCTTCCCTTCACAATCGGTCTTCGTCTACAAGAGCCACATGATGAATTGGAAATGTGGAAATTGGAAACGATTCTTGCGCCAAAACGCGGAGCACATCGCATCTATATCTATACGGACTCTCATTCATTGCCAAAGAGATGGCAGGGCTATGAGAACCGAATTAAAGAAATGCAGGAAGGATTCAGCAAGCTCGTTCCATGGCTGAAAGAAGAGGACCATTTTCGAGATGAACTCTATGAAACAGAGGCTTGGAACTTTTTAACGGAAGCAAGTAATGAATTATTAGCCGCTGGTGTTACCATTTTATTACCATCTTGGTGGCAAAATTTAAAAGTAACGAAACCAAAACTGCGCATCCAATTAAAGCAAAATACGGTGCAAACACAATCATTCTTTGGTATGAACACACTCATGAATTTTGATTGGCGTGTTTCTACACAAGGAATTGATCTTTCAGAAAGCGAATTTTTTGAACTTGTCGAGCAAAACAAACGGCTGTTCAATTTAAATGGACAATGGATGAGGCTTGATCCTGCCTTTATTGAAGAAGTAAAAAAACTGATGAAGCATGCGGACAAATACGGACTGGAAATGAAAGATGTGTTGCAGCAGCACTTATCTCGTTCAGCCGAAATAGAAACGACTCAAGAAGAGAGTCCATTTGCTGATATTGAAATTGAGCTAGATGATTATTATGAAGAGCTTTTCCAAAAATTGCTGCATATCGGTGACATTCCGAAAATCAAAATACCATCCTCCTTACAGGCAACACTGCGCCCGTATCAAGAACATGGTGTTAGTTGGCTATTATATTTACGCGAGCTTGGATTTGGAGCATTATTGGCAGATGATATGGGACTTGGAAAAAGCATCCAAACAATCACTTACTTACTCTATGTAAAAGAAAACAAGCTTCAAACAGGTCCAGCTTTAATTGTTGCGCCAACATCTGTTCTTGGGAATTGGCAGAAAGAATTCGAGCGATTCGCTCCCCATTTAAAAGTCATATTACATTATGGTAGCAATCGCGCAAAAGGAGAGGCTTTTAAGGAATTTCTACAAGGTGCAGATGTTGTACTAACTTCTTATGCACTATCGCAACTTGATGAAGAAGAATTAAGCACATTATGCTGGGATTCTATTATTTTAGATGAAGCACAAAATATTAAGAATCCACATACGAAGCAATCAAAAGCAGTTCGCAAATTAAAGGCAAACCATAAAATTGCGTTAACAGGAACACCAATGGAGAATCGTCTTGCTGAGCTATGGTCGATCTTTGACTTTTTAAATCATGGGTACCTTGGAAGTCTTGGACAATTCCAGCGCCGCTTCGTTACACCGATTGAAAAGGATCGAGATGAAGCTAAAATTCAGCAAGTACAGCGATTCATTTCACCATTCTTACTGCGTCGTACAAAACAAGATCAAACAGTCGCATTGAACTTACCGGATAAACAAGAACAAAAAGCATACTGTCCGTTAACTGGTGAGCAAGCATCACTATACGAACAACTTGTACAAGATACATTAAAAAATGTAGAAAACTTAAATGGAATTGAAAGACGTGGCTTTATTCTACTTATGCTAAATAAATTAAAACAAATTTGTAATCATCCTGCTCTCTATTTAAAAGAAGATGTACCAAAAGATATTGTACAGCGTTCCATGAAAATGCAAACATTAATGGATTTGATTGAAAATATAAAGAACCAAAATGAAAGTTGCCTTATTTTCACACAATATATCGGAATGGGGCACATGTTACAGACTGTATTAGAAGAAACATTTGGTCAGCGCGTTCTTTACTTAAATGGAAGTGTACCAAAGAAAGAGCGCGATAAAATGATTGAACAATTCCAAAATAGAACATATGATATCTTTATTCTATCCTTAAAAGCTGGGGGGACAGGGCTAAACTTAACGGCAGCTAACCATGTCATTCACTATGATCGCTGGTGGAATCCAGCTGTAGAAAATCAAGCAACAGACCGAGCTTATCGCATCGGTCAAAAACGATTCGTCCATGTGCATAAACTGATCACAACAGGAACACTGGAAGAAAAAATTGATGAAATGCTTGAACGTAAACAATCGCTCAACAATGCAGTTATCACAAGCGATAACTGGATAACAGAGCTATCTACAGACGAACTGAAAACACTTCTTGGCGTATAA
- a CDS encoding VanZ family protein, which yields MKRKWLFWIPVFLWMGIIFYSSAQPYKKQDMRSDIEQYVNVEFVKEHFSWVSIDYGGGTPVSIANKGVGGFIEFFLRKGAHFMVFFMLGVLTYYALYRSGYSRKRSFLFALLFVAGYATFDEIHQWFTGDRTPMWQDSLLDTCGGLTGILISNWFWHRKRSSSH from the coding sequence ATGAAAAGAAAGTGGTTATTTTGGATTCCCGTTTTCTTATGGATGGGAATTATTTTTTATTCTTCAGCACAGCCGTATAAAAAGCAAGATATGCGTTCAGATATTGAGCAGTACGTGAATGTAGAATTTGTGAAAGAGCACTTTTCATGGGTATCGATTGATTATGGTGGAGGAACCCCGGTTAGTATTGCGAACAAAGGAGTCGGTGGCTTTATTGAATTTTTCCTTCGCAAAGGTGCCCATTTTATGGTTTTCTTTATGCTTGGTGTATTGACATATTACGCGCTTTATCGCTCTGGTTATTCAAGGAAGCGATCGTTTCTTTTTGCACTACTTTTTGTTGCTGGTTATGCAACATTTGATGAGATTCATCAGTGGTTTACAGGAGATCGTACACCGATGTGGCAAGATTCCTTGTTAGATACGTGCGGCGGATTGACAGGTATTCTGATTAGCAATTGGTTTTGGCATAGAAAAAGGAGCTCATCCCATTAA
- a CDS encoding DUF1659 domain-containing protein has translation MAVETIVTDLTLRLVLNAGLDKNGKTVFKNKQLKQVKPNADLEKVHDVARALSSLQELKLHAVQVVSTTDLSNL, from the coding sequence ATGGCAGTGGAAACAATTGTAACGGATTTAACTTTACGACTTGTTCTAAACGCTGGTCTAGACAAAAATGGAAAAACAGTATTTAAAAACAAACAGTTAAAACAAGTTAAGCCAAACGCTGATTTAGAAAAAGTACATGACGTTGCACGCGCGCTTTCTTCCTTACAAGAATTAAAACTTCACGCTGTACAAGTTGTCAGCACAACTGATCTTTCAAACTTATAA
- a CDS encoding DUF2922 domain-containing protein, whose amino-acid sequence MQTLELIFSKEDGKTVVFSLDNPVTPVNEQTISQVMDTILASSIFLSLGENAQKKGARLVEKTVTEVNIAP is encoded by the coding sequence ATGCAAACGCTAGAATTAATTTTTTCGAAAGAAGATGGGAAAACAGTTGTTTTCTCCCTCGATAATCCCGTTACGCCTGTCAATGAGCAAACCATTAGTCAAGTGATGGATACGATTCTTGCTTCTTCCATTTTCTTATCACTTGGAGAAAACGCACAAAAAAAAGGAGCACGACTTGTTGAAAAGACAGTAACAGAAGTAAATATTGCTCCTTAA
- a CDS encoding DUF4359 domain-containing protein gives MKKKYIIAALVVLLFIYLANSNPSKGEYTEWAAKQFMNRNDISKKLTEVEKEDPDGLLGELATIGKKLANKYVQPQVGVLIDHYTKRNDYLFFSTYTTEFTLGKEQYKYVSVGFSHIFIPIEMPKKKDEAAA, from the coding sequence ATGAAAAAGAAATATATCATTGCGGCTCTCGTTGTTCTTTTGTTTATTTATTTAGCTAATAGTAACCCGAGCAAAGGAGAATATACAGAGTGGGCAGCAAAGCAATTCATGAATCGAAATGATATTAGTAAAAAGCTTACAGAAGTTGAAAAAGAGGATCCAGATGGGTTACTCGGGGAACTTGCAACAATCGGTAAGAAATTAGCGAACAAATATGTACAACCTCAAGTAGGAGTGTTAATTGATCATTATACAAAGCGAAATGATTATTTGTTCTTCTCAACGTATACAACGGAGTTCACGCTTGGAAAGGAACAGTATAAATATGTTTCGGTTGGATTTTCCCATATTTTCATTCCAATTGAAATGCCGAAGAAAAAAGACGAAGCCGCAGCGTAA
- a CDS encoding competence protein ComK, whose translation MEIAKIHTISNMIMMLLPHRDLFFQTQIHTTDEIFYSPKTPFEIIKELIISHNYSTYEGRRKAIVAKWKLYQNTPIPIDHRRFICAIPTHSPHTWDCTWLFYKNIAYIEKDDNNRAIVYFCNGDNITLSISAYQMKLQWRKAGNLLAQMMLEDFHNDF comes from the coding sequence TTGGAGATAGCGAAAATTCATACTATTTCAAATATGATAATGATGCTGTTACCACATAGAGATCTTTTTTTTCAAACTCAAATCCATACTACGGATGAAATTTTTTACTCACCAAAAACACCGTTTGAAATCATAAAGGAACTCATTATCTCACATAATTATTCTACATATGAGGGTAGACGAAAAGCAATCGTTGCAAAATGGAAATTATATCAAAATACACCCATTCCTATTGATCATCGTCGTTTCATCTGTGCCATTCCTACTCATTCTCCTCATACTTGGGACTGTACATGGTTATTTTATAAAAACATTGCATATATAGAAAAAGATGATAACAACCGAGCTATCGTATATTTTTGCAATGGAGACAATATCACCCTCTCTATTAGTGCTTATCAAATGAAACTACAATGGAGAAAGGCTGGTAATCTTTTAGCTCAAATGATGCTTGAAGATTTTCATAATGATTTTTAG
- a CDS encoding sigma-70 family RNA polymerase sigma factor, which yields MKPVTFTEAVTLYEKMIKNQMKRLCLYKDYEEFYQCGLIGLWMAYERYEEEKGSFSNYAFVTVRGYLLEKLKKENRFQTYHTCFEQEHFEHVCGVVEVSSEVHEYMSVLNEREKHVITESFFMGKSIDEIAGEMGLTYYQVRWIYRQAFKKMRTGA from the coding sequence ATGAAGCCGGTCACTTTTACTGAGGCAGTTACTTTGTATGAGAAAATGATTAAAAATCAAATGAAGCGGCTTTGCTTATATAAGGATTATGAGGAGTTTTATCAGTGCGGTTTAATAGGATTATGGATGGCATATGAAAGATATGAGGAAGAGAAAGGAAGTTTTTCGAATTATGCATTTGTGACAGTGCGTGGGTATTTGCTAGAGAAATTAAAGAAGGAGAATCGATTTCAAACATATCACACTTGTTTTGAACAAGAGCATTTCGAACATGTATGTGGAGTAGTAGAGGTATCATCGGAAGTTCACGAGTATATGAGTGTGTTAAATGAACGGGAAAAGCATGTGATTACCGAATCTTTTTTTATGGGAAAGAGCATTGATGAAATTGCAGGAGAGATGGGATTAACATACTATCAAGTGAGGTGGATATATCGGCAAGCGTTCAAAAAGATGCGTACTGGAGCGTAG
- a CDS encoding Yip1 family protein: protein MEPNVNAQDVSGKKPSLFGMITSPSVQFERMKTKSPVWGAFFLFVIITAIIASITTYQAMNNPEALANIPDPEVAKMAGYFSIGIGVIGGLIGTIFWFFVVAGIYKIIMMFMGNDTPYMKVLSIYLYTYTITILGAIVNLILKLIIGGSAETSYTSLAPLFEPGTYLHGAASAFEVFSIWGLVVMGLGLQIVAGLSKKQATTIIVIFFILSVAFSSLSGIASSFSNLGQ, encoded by the coding sequence ATGGAGCCAAATGTTAATGCGCAAGACGTAAGTGGGAAAAAGCCATCATTATTCGGAATGATTACATCTCCGAGCGTACAGTTTGAACGAATGAAAACGAAGAGCCCGGTTTGGGGAGCATTCTTTCTTTTCGTTATCATAACGGCGATTATAGCTAGTATTACTACGTACCAAGCGATGAATAATCCAGAAGCATTGGCAAATATTCCAGATCCAGAAGTGGCTAAAATGGCAGGGTATTTTAGTATTGGAATTGGAGTTATCGGCGGATTAATTGGTACAATATTTTGGTTTTTTGTTGTAGCAGGGATTTATAAAATTATTATGATGTTTATGGGCAACGATACACCGTATATGAAGGTATTATCTATTTACTTATATACGTATACTATTACAATTTTAGGAGCTATTGTAAATCTTATTTTAAAATTGATAATTGGCGGCTCTGCAGAAACTTCTTACACGAGTTTAGCACCTTTATTTGAACCAGGTACGTATCTTCATGGTGCTGCTTCAGCTTTTGAAGTTTTCAGTATTTGGGGATTAGTTGTCATGGGATTAGGTTTACAAATTGTAGCAGGATTAAGCAAGAAACAAGCAACAACGATTATTGTAATCTTCTTTATCCTTTCTGTTGCATTTAGTAGTTTAAGTGGTATTGCTTCTAGCTTCTCTAACTTAGGTCAATAA
- a CDS encoding ABC transporter permease, translated as MSLLDSIKIALSSILAHKLRSALTMLGIIIGVGSIITVVAIGQGGEAMLKSKIAGSGNNLMPIHFVPDINDPFSREQEAPKITDEDIFEVKNIKEVSHVITTNTIMEPLEVNDKKEMVMVIGLDSEYFSVNKVKVVKGRSLNEGDISQGNNAVMISTKTEKVLFKDENPVGKIIEMKGQPMQIIGVYRSDNEIMGFESSEALIPLTLWPTLYGTDEIQNISIQSKNVDDLETAGKKAVEVLNSRKPSEISGKYEMMNLKEFQEGVSKVTSIMTMIIGGIAGISLVVGGIGVMNIMLVSVTERTREIGIRKALGATRSKILLQFLIEAVMLTLLGGLIGIGLGYGGAYIVSTFAKWPPLVSWEVVVGGVVFSMTLGIIFGLIPANKAAKLDPIEALRYE; from the coding sequence ATGAGTTTATTAGATAGTATAAAAATTGCCCTATCTTCTATCCTAGCGCATAAACTTCGTTCCGCACTTACGATGCTTGGTATTATTATCGGTGTCGGTTCTATTATTACTGTTGTTGCCATTGGACAGGGCGGAGAGGCGATGTTAAAGTCGAAAATTGCCGGCTCTGGTAATAACCTTATGCCGATTCACTTTGTTCCTGATATCAACGATCCATTTAGTAGAGAACAAGAAGCACCAAAGATTACAGATGAAGACATTTTTGAAGTGAAAAACATTAAAGAAGTTTCACATGTCATTACAACGAATACTATAATGGAACCACTTGAGGTAAATGATAAAAAAGAAATGGTTATGGTCATAGGGCTAGACAGTGAATACTTTTCGGTCAATAAAGTAAAGGTGGTAAAAGGACGCTCGTTAAATGAAGGGGATATTTCTCAAGGAAATAACGCGGTCATGATTAGTACAAAGACAGAAAAAGTATTATTCAAAGATGAGAATCCTGTTGGGAAAATTATCGAGATGAAAGGCCAACCAATGCAAATTATTGGTGTGTATCGATCGGATAATGAAATTATGGGATTTGAAAGTTCAGAAGCATTAATTCCTCTTACATTATGGCCAACTTTATATGGAACAGATGAAATTCAAAATATTTCCATCCAATCTAAAAATGTAGATGATCTAGAAACAGCGGGTAAAAAAGCTGTTGAAGTATTAAATAGTCGTAAGCCAAGTGAAATTTCAGGTAAGTATGAGATGATGAACTTAAAAGAATTCCAAGAAGGAGTTTCTAAAGTAACGAGTATCATGACAATGATTATCGGAGGAATCGCTGGTATTTCTCTAGTTGTTGGTGGTATTGGTGTGATGAATATTATGCTTGTATCTGTAACAGAGCGTACGCGTGAAATTGGTATACGGAAGGCGCTTGGGGCAACGCGTAGCAAAATTTTGCTACAATTCTTAATTGAAGCGGTTATGTTAACGCTGCTTGGCGGATTAATTGGGATTGGTCTTGGCTATGGCGGAGCATATATTGTGTCCACATTTGCGAAATGGCCACCGCTGGTCTCATGGGAAGTTGTCGTTGGCGGCGTCGTATTCTCCATGACACTCGGTATTATTTTCGGATTAATTCCAGCGAACAAGGCTGCGAAATTAGACCCAATTGAAGCACTTCGTTACGAGTAG
- a CDS encoding ABC transporter ATP-binding protein has product MITLNNIQKTYYQGKLAVPILHGISLTIQNGEFVSIMGPSGSGKSTLMNIIGCLDRPTEGEYMLNDVNILTADESKLALIRNEYIGFVFQHFNLLPRLSAVENVELPLVYGGVKKAERRKRALEALSKVGLADRVHHLPNELSGGQKQRVAIARAIANNPTFIMADEPTGALDTKSGEQVMNIFTKLNAEGTTIVMVTHEEEVAAYSSRRIVLRDGKITEDRRCAV; this is encoded by the coding sequence ATGATTACACTAAATAATATTCAAAAAACGTATTATCAAGGAAAATTGGCAGTACCCATTCTACACGGCATTAGTTTAACGATTCAAAATGGTGAATTTGTATCGATTATGGGCCCGTCTGGTTCTGGTAAATCGACACTTATGAATATTATTGGTTGTTTAGATCGTCCGACAGAAGGCGAATATATGTTGAACGATGTGAATATCTTAACAGCAGACGAGTCAAAACTTGCTCTTATTCGCAATGAATATATTGGCTTTGTCTTTCAACATTTTAACTTATTGCCGCGTCTTTCAGCGGTGGAAAATGTTGAATTACCACTTGTTTACGGTGGTGTGAAGAAAGCGGAGCGTCGTAAGCGTGCCCTTGAGGCTCTTAGCAAAGTAGGATTAGCAGATCGGGTGCATCATTTACCGAATGAATTGTCAGGTGGACAAAAGCAGCGCGTCGCAATTGCAAGGGCAATTGCGAATAACCCAACGTTTATTATGGCCGATGAGCCAACGGGCGCTCTTGATACGAAATCTGGTGAACAAGTGATGAATATCTTCACAAAGTTAAATGCAGAAGGTACAACAATTGTTATGGTTACGCATGAAGAAGAAGTCGCGGCATATTCTTCAAGACGCATTGTGCTGCGAGATGGAAAAATTACGGAAGATAGAAGGTGTGCGGTATGA
- a CDS encoding efflux RND transporter periplasmic adaptor subunit, which yields MLPNTVRTPNKKKKWMIIGIITLIVVVAAINIFVMQNKKGEAKADAISFEKVTERKLNNTKLIAGQVKPGNIESFYADPTKGKVKDIAVKEGQEVEKGTKLFSYDNEEINLQIQQAELEQKMATMRYDQTQKKIDSLKKEVKKAKDSGAGKEVTEPMEEQVSELELQQKTADLEKEKGKLQVEELQKKQKELTIYSNFAGVVQKLDKDAAQSSSQAMGGQGKAFLQIASKEPFQIQGTLTELQKSQIQKDQTFTVTAKANSKKKWTGKIIEVSEFPTSAEMAQAAGAGEATQNMSQYTYKASLDSQDGLSPGYHVSLQVNLENKKMIAVPSKSIVEKGDDAFVYVEEKGKLRKQNVKKGSTDGDWTEVLEGVTVGQKVVKNPSDKVYDGMEVKEK from the coding sequence ATGTTACCAAACACGGTTCGTACTCCAAACAAAAAAAAGAAATGGATGATCATTGGGATTATTACATTAATTGTTGTCGTTGCAGCGATTAACATTTTCGTCATGCAAAATAAGAAGGGCGAGGCGAAGGCGGATGCTATTAGTTTCGAAAAAGTAACAGAGCGTAAGCTAAATAATACGAAATTAATTGCAGGACAAGTAAAGCCAGGAAATATCGAAAGTTTCTATGCAGATCCAACAAAAGGGAAAGTGAAAGATATTGCCGTAAAAGAAGGGCAAGAAGTTGAAAAGGGAACGAAGTTATTCTCTTATGATAATGAAGAAATCAATTTGCAAATACAACAAGCCGAGCTTGAGCAAAAAATGGCAACGATGCGTTATGATCAGACGCAGAAGAAAATAGATTCATTGAAGAAAGAGGTTAAGAAAGCGAAAGACAGCGGCGCTGGAAAAGAAGTGACAGAGCCGATGGAAGAGCAAGTAAGTGAATTAGAATTACAGCAAAAAACAGCGGATCTTGAAAAAGAAAAAGGTAAGTTGCAGGTAGAAGAATTACAGAAAAAACAGAAAGAACTTACGATTTATAGCAACTTTGCAGGTGTTGTACAAAAGCTAGATAAAGATGCAGCGCAAAGTTCCTCACAAGCGATGGGTGGACAAGGAAAAGCATTTTTACAAATCGCTTCTAAAGAGCCATTCCAAATTCAAGGGACATTAACGGAGCTTCAAAAATCACAAATTCAAAAAGATCAAACATTTACTGTAACAGCGAAAGCAAACAGTAAGAAAAAATGGACAGGTAAGATTATAGAGGTAAGTGAGTTCCCAACAAGTGCAGAGATGGCACAAGCGGCAGGAGCAGGTGAAGCGACGCAAAATATGTCTCAATATACATATAAAGCAAGCCTTGATAGTCAAGATGGTTTATCTCCAGGTTATCATGTGTCACTTCAAGTCAATTTAGAAAATAAGAAAATGATTGCTGTTCCAAGCAAGAGCATTGTTGAAAAAGGTGACGATGCATTTGTATATGTAGAAGAAAAAGGAAAGCTTCGTAAGCAAAATGTGAAGAAAGGGTCTACTGATGGAGATTGGACAGAAGTTCTTGAAGGTGTAACAGTGGGACAAAAGGTGGTTAAAAATCCTTCCGACAAAGTGTATGACGGAATGGAAGTGAAAGAAAAATGA
- a CDS encoding N-acetylmuramoyl-L-alanine amidase: MNYKRITTKLTVGILAANLLLSPVSTLAAKKTFPDVPKWAQQSVNYLVEKKALDGKPDGTFSPSEQIDRGSAAKLMAMILGLKINKEAKPSFQDAKNHWAAPYIAAVEKAGVIKGDGSGNFNPSKHIDRASMASMLVEAYKLNNKIIGDLPTQFGDLQGHWGEKLANILVALGISKGTGDGWKPRGIVTRAEAAQFIAQTDMKKADTAKRMYMNRYFITYHQPSLSSGITANQHAPQIIVVKEKRADGWLKIVTNKGDKWTPLQEKREAIHSTFTTYQEASHSSKVLGTYAPQTVTVIEEKGSWIRIRTNAGFQWVDKNQLTPQNKQDKQNKQNNFLEGKAIIIDPGHGGIDIGHKGIYMNESPVVYDTAVRVQKLFAQKTPFTALLTRDAHSRPGKDSKDSLVKRVEFAQKNKGDIFVSIHANGYNGSAHGTETFYYKAPTQEANPYVNDSRVLAEKIQKRLITALKTRDRGIKTENLYVLRANTMPSVLTELGFVDNEADGKKLASPEWRQRAAEAIYAGILDYYAWKGHNVSAYY, from the coding sequence GTGAACTATAAGAGAATTACAACAAAACTTACAGTAGGAATTTTGGCAGCGAACTTACTCCTTTCCCCCGTCAGTACTTTAGCTGCAAAAAAGACATTTCCAGATGTACCAAAGTGGGCGCAACAATCCGTTAACTACTTAGTAGAGAAAAAAGCACTTGACGGAAAACCAGATGGAACCTTCTCACCCTCTGAACAAATTGACCGTGGTTCAGCTGCAAAGTTAATGGCTATGATACTAGGTTTAAAGATTAACAAAGAGGCAAAACCGTCGTTCCAAGATGCCAAAAACCATTGGGCAGCTCCATATATTGCAGCGGTTGAGAAAGCTGGTGTCATTAAAGGGGATGGAAGCGGTAACTTTAACCCTTCTAAACACATTGATCGTGCTTCTATGGCCTCTATGCTTGTTGAAGCTTACAAACTAAACAATAAAATTATTGGTGATTTACCAACGCAGTTTGGTGATTTACAAGGACATTGGGGCGAAAAACTAGCGAATATATTAGTTGCACTAGGAATTTCAAAAGGTACTGGCGATGGCTGGAAACCACGTGGTATTGTAACGCGTGCAGAAGCAGCACAATTTATTGCACAAACAGATATGAAAAAAGCAGATACGGCAAAAAGAATGTATATGAATAGATATTTCATTACATATCATCAGCCATCATTATCCTCAGGGATTACAGCAAATCAGCATGCACCGCAAATCATTGTGGTCAAAGAAAAACGTGCAGATGGTTGGTTAAAAATTGTAACGAATAAAGGGGATAAATGGACTCCGTTACAAGAAAAGAGAGAAGCGATTCATAGTACATTTACTACGTATCAAGAAGCATCGCATTCGTCTAAAGTATTGGGCACATATGCTCCGCAAACAGTAACAGTTATTGAAGAAAAGGGTAGTTGGATTCGCATTCGGACAAATGCTGGTTTCCAATGGGTAGATAAAAACCAATTAACCCCTCAAAACAAACAAGACAAACAAAATAAACAAAATAACTTCTTAGAAGGAAAAGCAATTATTATCGATCCAGGTCATGGCGGAATAGATATCGGGCATAAAGGGATTTATATGAATGAAAGCCCAGTTGTATACGACACAGCAGTACGCGTGCAAAAACTATTTGCTCAAAAAACACCGTTTACTGCACTGCTAACACGTGATGCACATTCAAGACCAGGAAAAGATTCAAAAGACTCTCTAGTAAAACGAGTGGAATTTGCTCAAAAAAATAAAGGTGATATCTTTGTAAGTATTCATGCGAATGGTTACAACGGCAGCGCACATGGTACAGAAACTTTCTACTACAAAGCTCCAACGCAAGAAGCAAATCCATATGTAAATGATAGTCGTGTACTGGCTGAAAAAATTCAAAAGCGTCTGATAACGGCTCTTAAAACACGTGACAGAGGTATAAAAACAGAAAATTTATATGTCCTTCGCGCAAATACAATGCCATCTGTATTAACAGAACTTGGCTTTGTAGATAATGAAGCAGACGGAAAAAAATTAGCTTCACCTGAATGGAGACAACGCGCAGCGGAAGCCATCTATGCTGGTATCCTAGATTACTATGCATGGAAAGGCCATAACGTGTCTGCTTATTACTAA